In a single window of the Lacerta agilis isolate rLacAgi1 chromosome 15, rLacAgi1.pri, whole genome shotgun sequence genome:
- the TSPOAP1 gene encoding peripheral-type benzodiazepine receptor-associated protein 1, with amino-acid sequence MRDVAERRQQLEQEHERALQALQKKQEEVRQLQQAQAEARKEHEGAVQLLENSLDCMQARVRELEDQCHSHTEQFNFLSQELKQFRLQTEKIGLPPSSQVTSEVTFTTCQTSLQLLEGLKEKDPEIATISPRCSQKAQDGGLEGSSRLADPAVPVVVRSPDANTPPLALKKMVRKLESQSSSSRSESMQNSPKSCPTPEVDTASEMEELDIDMISLIPEPENQGPVKLRVFLARYSYNPFAGPNENPEAELPLTAGEYIYVYGEMDEDGFFEGELMDGRRGLVPSNFVERVSDEDLVTFLPQELHDLSQSSPLERSFLSTSLSSAERSDCSTEELSASTAPSRLEEDEGAIPTERASLVVPYPRKVTLIKQFGSSLLVGWEPPLPTPGSSEIQSYNLYVDSELRQTVKAGSQTKAVVERLDLKTRTYRLSVQSVSEAGSSDRLRCTFLAGGGFAVAPTQLRVRSVGATSAQISWMPSNSNFPHTVYLNREEHEATKAGVYWYTFRNLNPSTSYVATVEVQPQQQVLGEPSPEKQDQLLSAEIQFTTASAGSPDAPLDVRVEAGPSPGILVISWLPVTIDAEGSSNGVRVTGYAVYADGQKVMEVTSPTAGSVLAEISQLQILQICQEVSVRTVSLYGESVDSVPAQIPLALLGDTTSCSSPLEFGGPAVQLPGGEGRDVLAAQTSQACGTEDTPAAATTDSFAKSTSQPSISRKKSGSALLAETSPNGSSSPSGAALTRVPQETPPETGPLPRGEGNAFVPVTEDNSAMLRKAAQKECEEGDLLLQPFPSQQPLLVSRVQEAASRGEACSADMRAKEPPPEKGAESDQSCLGMKLLPPSRSSLQCEDRSGDSGQSERRAPESVAGSSARLKMLKEIPRDDSLLVPRVRREGEKRSDAGNRPVTLLTDHSRGSDLSDIMEEEEEEEEEASQQSGKAGESKWAPSECPGRENGEKLDLGDTDSDEEILERILEMPLQKNCSKALFSIPEVTEEEEEEEDWDCGLNRPVSPPLAGKSSDDFRDKSPYKRKDVPPLPVDAPPKRNQVLSEEEVLLDVPGKFRREGVSEMPTYPGSWEWDCPEIAVERKSSHWGRPSRCREKALSPSQGNRKRKVDIQERSARSMLSNSHQVGGGLYRARSLKENLDVITSLGVEDESDLCSWARQRPRQRRTVPLKAAGEEGGPGGFSRCLSPESLEINVEYDSDEDMTITSTPASQLSLDGRADGSPTDCEEGWSDSSSHSGSVQSSGPRELKRCSSWEEESGDWSTSPSRSPGRLCWRRRAPVGASEERSRSLERTPSLWRGGLERPWKDVLPSSHRRVSGNGNLELLNSTSCRVPTRRGRHPRRRRQDVAEPPDTNSDSWRSPSPETMDSGGSARLFVALFDYDPSSMSPNPDAAEEELPFQEGQILKVYGHKDADGFYRGKCGGRMGYVPCNMVSEVQVDSEATRKQLLEEGRIPTDMLVESLDNGVFSPPPRRLTFRPPKPRRSKKVEQEKQEEKNPCFDAHEGQDLSSEDDAPRTMVAIFDYNPKENSPNLDTEAELRFSAGDIVTVLSSMDDDGFYYGEVNGQKGLAPSNFLEAMSLDGELPGEPSLGRQRMRKRRVQ; translated from the exons AATTCCTTGGATTGCATGCAG GCCCGCGTGAGAGAGCTGGAGGATCAGTGCCATAGCCACACGGAGCAGTTTAACTTCCTCTCTCAAGAGCTCAAGCAGTTTCGCCTCCAAACTGAGAAAATCGGTCTTCCGCCCTCCTCCCAGGTGACATCCGAGGTCACCTTCACCACTTGCCAGACTTCTCTGCAGCTCCTGGAGGGACTCAAGGagaaag ATCCAGAAATTGCCACCATCTCTCCCCGGTGCAGCCAGAAAGCTCAAGATGGAGGGCTGGAAGGATCCTCCCGCCTTGCTGACCCTGCGGTGCCCGTTGTAGTCAGAAGCCCAGATGCAAATACCCCTCCGCTTGCCTTGAAGAAAATGGTCAGGAAACTGGAGTCCCAGTCCAGCTCCTCAAGATCCGAATCCATGCAGAACAGCCCCAAATCCTGCCCTACCCCTGAG GTGGACACAGCCAGTGAAATGGAAGAGCTGGATATCGACATGATCTCACTAATCCCAGAACCAGAGAACCAGGGTCCAGTGAAGCTCCGAGTCTTCTTAGCTCGTTACAG CTACAATCCATTTGCCGGCCCCAACGAGAACCCCGAAGCAGAACTCCCGCTGACGGCCGGTGAATACATTTACGTCTACGGAGAAATGGACGAAGATGGCTTCTTTGAAG GGGAGCTGATGGATGGGCGGAGAGGCCTGGTCCCCTCCAACTTCGTAGAGCGAGTTTCGGATGAGGACCTTGTGACATTCCTGCCTCAGGAGCTCCACGATCTCTCCCAGAGCTCCCCTCTGGAACGGAGCTTCCTTAGCACCAGCCTCAGCAGTGCGGAAAGGAGCGACTGCTCCACCGAGGAGCTCAGCGCCAGCACGGCACCCTCCAGGCTGGAAGAGGACGAGGGAGCCATACCCACG gAACGAGCCTCGCTAGTAGTGCCTTACCCCAGGAAGGTGACCCTCATCAAGCAGTTTGGCAGCAGCCTCTTGGTGGGATGGGAGCCCCCCCTGCCGACCCCCGGCTCCTCGGAGATCCAGAGCTACAACCTCTACGTGGATTCCGAGCTGCGGCAAACCGTGAAGGCCGGATCGCAGACGAAGGCTGTCGTTGAGAGGCTGGACTTGAAAACGAGAACCTACCGCCTCTCTGTGCAAAGCGTCTCGGAGGCCGGGAGCTCTGACCGGCTGCGGTGCACTTTCCTTGCCGGGGGCGGGTTTGCCGTGGCCCCCACCCAGCTCAGGGTGCGGAGCGTAGGGGCCACCTCAGCGCAGATCTCCTGGATGCCGAGCAACAGCAACTTCCCACACACCGTGTACCTTAACAGGGAGGAGCACGAGGCCACCAAGGCGGGAGTCTACTGGTACACCTTCCGGAACTTGAATCCGAGCACTTCCTACGTGGCCACGGTGGAAGTCCAGCCGCAGCAGCAGGTGCTTGGGGAACCGTCCCCAGAGAAGCAGGATCAGCTGCTTTCCGCAGAGATCCAGTTCACAACGGCATCAGCAG GGTctccagatgctcccctggatgTCCGAGTGGAGGCTGGTCCCAGTCCTGGGATTCTGGTGATCAGCTGGCTGCCTGTCACCATCGACGCGGAAGGATCGTCCAACGGGGTGCGAGTCACCGGCTACGCCGTGTACGCAGATGGGCAAAAG GTGATGGAAGTGACCTCTCCGACAGCTGGCAGCGTCCTGGCTGAGATTTCCCAGCTCCAGATCCTGCAGATCTGCCAGGAAGTCTCCGTAAGAACTGTGTCCCTTTATGGCGAGTCAGTGGATTCGGTGCCGGCTCAAATCCCCTTGGCTCTGTTGGGAGACACCACCAGCTGTTCCTCCCCGTTGGAGTTTGGCGGTCCTGCTGTGCAGCTTCCGGGCGGGGAGGGGCGGGACGTCCTCGCTGCCCAGACCTCCCAGGCATGCGGGACGGAGGACACCCCTGCAGCCGCAACCACCGATTCGTTTGCCAAATCCACCTCCCAGCCTAGCATCAGCCGAAAGAAGTCTGGGAGCGCCTTGCTGGCGGAGACCTCTCCCAATGGGTCCAGCTCTCCCTCCGGGGCTGCCTTGACACGTGTGCCGCAGGAGACACCTCCAGAAACGGGTCCTCTGCCAAGAGGCGAAGGCAATGCTTTTGTGCCAGTGACTGAGGACAATTCAGCCATGCTcaggaaggctgcccagaaggaatGTGAAGAGGGTGACCTG TTGCTGCAACCATTTCCTTCCCAGCAACCCCTGCTGGTGTCCAGAGTGCAGGAAGCAGCGAGCCGAGGGGAAGCCTGCTCTGCCGATATGAGGGCGAAAGAGCCCCCACccgaaaagggggcagaaagcgATCAAAGTTGCCTGGGAATGAAGCTGTTGCCACCCAGCAGATCTTCCCTGCAATGCGAGGACAGGTCTGGCGACTCAGGGCAAAGCGAGAGGCGAGCCCCAGAATCTGTGGCTGGATCTTCCGCGAGGCTGAAGATGCTGAAGGAGATTCCCAGGGATGACTCCTTGCTGGTGCCCAGGGTCAGAAGAGAG GGAGAGAAAAGGTCTGATGCGGGAAATCGTCCAGTGACTCTTCTGACTGACCACAGCCGCGGGTCGGACCTGTCTGATatcatggaggaagaggaggaggaagaagaggaagcgaGTCAGCAGTCTGGCAAGGCAGGAGAATCAAAATGGGCTCCAAGTGAATGCCCAGGCAGAGAAAATGGAGAGAAG CTGGACCTTGGCGACACTGACAGTGATGAAGAGATCCTGGAACGgatcctggagatgccattgcaAAAAAACTGCAGCAAAGCACTTTTCAGCATCCCAGAAGTaacggaagaagaggaggaggaagaagattggGACTGCGGCCTGAACAGACCAGTTTCACCCCCTCTGGCAGGGAAGTCTTCTGACGACTTCCGGGATAAGTCTCCCTACAAAAGAAAAGACGTTCCTCCGCTTCCTGTGGATGCTCCACCGAAGAGGAACCAGGTTCTGTCAGAGGAGGAAGTCTTGCTGGATGTCCCTGGGAAGTTCAGGAGAGAGGGTGTGAGTGAAATGCCAACTTACCCTGGGAGCTGGGAGTGGGATTGCCCTGAGATTGCTGTGGAAAGGAAGTCTTCCCACTGGGGAAGGCCCAGCCGTTGCAGAGAGAAAGCACTCAGCCCATCGCAGGGAaacaggaagaggaaggtggATATACAAGAGCGATCCGCCCGTTCCATGCTGAGCAATTCCCACCAAGTCGGAGGAGGCCTCTACAGGGCCCGGAGCCTGAAGGAAAACTTGGACGTGATCACCAGCCTCGGGGTGGAGGACGAGTCGGATCTGTGCAGCTGGGCGAGGCAGAGACCCCGCCAAAGGAGGACGGTGCCCCTCAAGGCGGCGGGAGAGGAAGGCGGCCCCGGGGGCTTCTCCCGCTGCCTCAGCCCGGAGAGCTTGGAGATCAACGTCGAGTACGACTCCGACGAGGACATGACGATCACGTCCACCCCGGCCAGCCAGCTCAGTTTGGACGGGAGGGCCGACGGATCCCCCACGGACTGCGAAGAGGGGTGGAGCGACTCCTCCAGCCACTCGGGGTCAGTCCAGTCCAGCGGGCCGAGGGAGCTGAAGAGGTGCAGCAGCTGGGAAGAGGAGAGCGGGGATTGGAGCACGTCCCCCAGCCGCTCACCCGGGAggctctgctggaggaggagggcccCCGTGGGCGCCTCCGAGGAGCGGAGCCGGAGCCTGGAGAGGACCCCCTCTCTCTGGAGAGGCGGGCTGGAGCGGCCTTGGAAGGATGTCCTTCCATCGTCACACCGACGG GTGTCGGGCAATGGCAACCTTGAGCTGCTGAACTCAACCTCTTGCCGGGTTCCTACCAGGAGAGGCAGGCATCCCCGAAGAAGGCGTCAAGATGTAGCAGAACCTCCCGACACAAATTCCG ATTCTTGGAGAAGCCCTTCCCCTGAAACAATGGACTCTGGGGGCTCAGCCCGACTCTTTGTGGCCCTCTTTGACTATGACCCTTCCTCGATGTCTCCGAACCCCGACGCAGCCGAGGAAGAGCTCCCCTTTcaggagggacagatcctgaag gtttATGGCCACAAGGATGCTGACGGATTCTACAGAGGAAAATGCGGGGGAAGGATGGGCTATGTCCCCTGCAACATGGTCTCTGAGGTCCAGGTGGACAGCGAGGCCACCAGGAAGCAGCTCCTAGAGGAAGGACGGATCCCTACGGACATGCTGGTGGAAAGTCTAG ataACGGTGTGTTTTCCCCGCCTCCTCGTCGCCTCACATTTCGCCCTCCGAAGCCTCGGCGGTCCAAAAAAG tggagcaggagaagcAAGAAGAGAAGAATCCTTGCTTTG ATGCACATGAAGGTCAGGATCTGAGCTCTGAGGACGATGCCCCAAGGACTATGGTGGCCATCTTTGACTACAACCCCAAAGAGAATTCCCCCAACCTGGATACGGAG GCAGAGCTGAGGTTTAGTGCTGGGGATATTGTCACTGTGCTCAGTTCCATGGACGATGACGGGTTCTATTAT GGGGAGGTGAATGGGCAGAAGGGCCTTGCACCATCTAACTTCCTGGAAGCAATGTCCTTGGATGGAGAGCTACCTGGGGAGCCAAGCCTTGGAAGGCAG